A genomic stretch from Coffea arabica cultivar ET-39 chromosome 10c, Coffea Arabica ET-39 HiFi, whole genome shotgun sequence includes:
- the LOC140016177 gene encoding uncharacterized protein → MAELGLGPQTPGSGPGPYRLGLPGEAKVLPEEVGGNPPECGILSILGKSRVVRRSGSLAGLESALPSATRADQVSSPRGSPVLLQLAPTRSKRTAESTGPGGGEGFQQKEAGASQGAGGSALSGERRQQIFQFVTENLPMLEDIIRQAKKGEGAGGAQTSKAKGKEKELPPDPSEDESRDQPPRRKRPRTPPRPRASVVGDSERYSRDRSARSHPRDPSPRKPTRNGFERSTARSVKSRPRDPIYLDPARDELEQILRPRPYEDNYATSPFTREIEDYPLPRRFKIPSIEMYDASTDPEDHLSVFLTHMRLQTAVDEVRCKTFPMFLKGKARLWFQGLKPGSIRSFPELARQFAAQFVSSKVYARNATHLMSIRQRPEESLRNFMTRFNAESLQVRDKNEKVVMVAFTNGLRVEELFYDLAKKPPVNLEELLRRAHEAANAEEAGRLKKESDRELGNRKGRTNPPEGKDVPSKKNVFDRLSKEKAPALPPLPEKTYTPLTRPKAQILAVMEAEGLGDRPPKMGTPRNKRNQDRYCAFHRDVGHDTEGCWALRKEIEDLIQRGFLGRFVRRPGQEPGRSHYGDRHEGRRRDRPERRDAPQGHSPDQDTQNLAGVINTIAGGPTGGNSHAARKNKRPPPEGDDSLKRLRMDEKITFGPRDAVPLASGNHEAIVIDIVTNNYRVKKVYVDQGSAVDIMFYRVFKVLGLRDDQLTPVRTSLVGFTGPPIRSEGMIILMVTVGQAPKCRTVPVNFVVVRQPSPYNVFLGRPALNALRAVSSTYHLSVKFSTPGGIAEVHGDPEGTRPNSWAQDETEEFPLREDRPNQVLRIGALLPAREKEDLKALLREYSQVFAWSVDDMPGIPTDLAVHHLDVDPHFKPVKQKKRSFAPERNEVIKAKVGKLLESKIILEVYYPTWLANPVLVKKEDQTWRMCVDFTDLNKAYPKDCFPLPRIDRLVDSTVGFDVLCFLDAFKGYHQIEMDEEDRDKTSFITEEGTYCYRTMPFGLKNAGATYQRLVNKLFRGQIGRNMEVYVDDMIVKSRTDQRLIPDLREILNILLQSRMRLNPKKCTFGGQPGQAPGHRGHGPPKEREGSPAAHGENGSPEQVPLAFRGSGTTLLASKDFRWTEECQKAFADLKAYLAELPTLTAPELGETLFLYLSTCNEAVSAVLVREDKGAQRPVYYVSRALQGPETRYSPAEKLVLVLVHAARKLRPYFQAHRVVVLTDQPLRQILTKPEVSGRMTKWVVELAEHDLSYRPRTAIKAQALADFLAEGANLNQTDLTPTPTDTPAEQPWVLFVDGASSREGSGAGLLLTSPTGKELTYALRFDFPASNNEAEYEALLTGLRIAHQMGVTTVRVRSDSQLVVLQVRGEYEAKDEVMKKYLAKVREAMALFRTFEIERVPRSQNKRADALSKLASSSFAHLSKEVLVEVVKQKSIDQAQVLAIDSSATWMTPLIDFLSSGALPENKAEARRIQLRAAKYAYTGGTLYRRSYLSPWLKCVTPEEGDYVLREVHEGICAAHVGSRVLAKKCLLLGYYWPSVFRDAADLVQKCRACQVHASLRHQLVQEMIPIHSPWPFAQWGIDLLGPFPRAPGRYEHLVVAIDYFTKWVEAEPLVCISGKAIRRFFWKSIVCRFGIPHVLVSDNGRQFAENPFRSWYAELGINQHFTSVGHPHANGQVENANRTVLQGLKTKLESAQSSWLDELPSVLWAYRTTPRTATQETPFSLTYGVEAVVPAEVGLPSPRTQNFVATSNEEELRCSLDMLEARREEAAVRMAKYKSQLARYHNAKVRTVQYQPGDLVLRKNSISRTHSSNKLDPNWEGPYKVIEELKVHLNHVERRMVEAIQEPGSRGALPSRMDLQEHFQLEHGHILIRRQKGSLGWLPP, encoded by the exons aTGGCCGAGCTGGGTCTTGGCCCTCAGACCCCTGGGAGCGGCCCCGGGCCGTACCGACTAGGGCTCCCAGGGGAGGCGAAGGTCCTCCCCGAAGAGGTCGGGGGTAATCCCCCTGAGTGCGGGATACTATCTATACTGGGCAAGTCCCGCGTCGTGCGGAGGTCGGGCTCCCTTGCAG GCTTGGAGTCAGCTCTGCCATCAGCGACCCGAGCTGATCAGGTCAGCTCTCCTAGGGGAAGTCCCGTgcttcttcagttggcgcc GACGCGATCCAAGCGCACGGCAGAGAGCACCGGCCCTGGGGGCGGTGAGGGGTTCCAGCAGAAAGAGGCTGGGGCGTCCCAGGGCGCCGGGGGCTCAGCCCTTTCAGGGGAGCGGAGGCAGCAGATCTTCCAGTTTGTGACGGAGAACCTCCCCATGCTGGAGGATATAATCCGGCAGGCGAAAAAGGGAGAGGGGGCTGGGGGTGcgcagacctccaaggccaaggGGAAGGAGAAGGAGTTACCCCCTGATCCTTCGGAGGATGAGTCGCGAGACCAACCTCCTAGGAGGAAGCGCCCCCGGACTCCTCCCCGCCCCCGAGCCTCGGTGGTCGGGGACAGCGAGAGGTATTCCCGCGACAGGTCCGCGAGGAGCCATCCCAGAGACCCCTCTCCGAGGAAGCCCACACGGAATGGGTTCGAGCGTTCCACGGCTCGGTCTGTCAAGAGCCGGCCCCGCGACCCCATTTATCTGGACCCTGCTCGGGATGAGCTCGAGCAGATCTTGAGGCCCCGGCCATACGAGGACAACTATGCAACCTCGCCTTTTACCCGGGAGATAGAGGACTACCCCCTACCCCGGAGGTTTAAGATCCCGAGCATCGAGATGTACGATGCCTCTACGGACCCAGAGGACCACCTCTCGGTCTTCTTGACGCATATGCGCCTGCAAACCGCCGTGGATGAGGTCCGCTGCAAGACCTTCCCCATGTTCCTAAAGGGGAAGGCGCGGCTCTGGTTCCAGGGGTTGAAACCGGGGTCTATACGGAGCTTTCCCGAGTTGGCTCGGCAGTTTGCAGCCCAGTTTGTCTCCTCGAAAGTCTACGCGAGGAACGCAACCCACCTGATGTCCATCAGACAGAGGCCTGAGGAGTCGCTGAGGAATTTCATGACCCGCTTCAATGCGGAGAGCTTGCAGGTCAgggacaaaaatgaaaaagtggTCATGGTCGCCTTCACAAATGGGCTCAGGGTGGAGGAGCTCTTCTATGACCTGGCCAAGAAGCCTCCCGTAAACCTGGAGGAACTCTTACGCAGGGCGCACGAGGCCGCTAATGCGGAGGAGGCAGGTCGTCTGAAGAAAGAATCAGATCGGGAGCTCGGAAATCGGAAAGGTCGGACGAACCCCCCGGAGGGCAAGGACGTCCCGTCCAAGAAAAACGTCTTCGACCGGCTCTCGAAGGAGAAGGCCCCTGCTCTGCCGCCACTCCCAGAGAAGACCTACACCCCTCTAACACGGCCCAAAGCTCAGATCTTGGCCGTTATGGAGGCGGAAGGACTAGGAGATCGGCCGCCAAAAATGGGGACGCCCCGAAACAAAAGGAACCAGGACAGGTACTGCGCCTTTCACCGCGACGTGGGACACGACACGGAGGGATGCTGGGCCCTGCGTAAGGAGATAGAAGACCTGATCCAGCGCGGCTTTTTAGGGCGGTTCGTGCGCCGACCAGGCCAGGAGCCCGGGCGCAGCCACTACGGAGACAGGCACGAGGGACGGCGTCGGGACCGCCCAGAGCGGCGCGACGCTCCTCAGGGCCACTCTCCCGACCAGGACACCCAGAACCTGGCGGGGGTGATAAACACCATTGCCGGAGGTCCCACAGGGGGGAACAGCCATGCAGCTCGGAAGAACAAGCGACCACCCCCCGAAGGGGACGATTCCTTGAAGCGCTTGCGCATGGACGAGAAGATCACCTTCGGGCCAAGGGATGCGGTCCCCCTGGCTTCTGGGAACCATGAGGCCATCGTGATAGACATTGTCACCAACAACTATCGGGTGAAAAAGGTATATGTCGACCAGGGTAGTGCGGTCGACATCATGTTCTACAGGGTGTTCAAGGTGCTCGGATTAAGGGATGACCAGCTCACCCCGGTTCGGACATCTCTGGTGGGATTTACCGGACCACCCATCAGGTCGGAAGGGATGATCATCCTGATGGTCACAGTAGGACAGGCTCCCAAATGCCGGACTGTTCCCGTCAACTTCGTGGTGGTCAGGCAGCCGTCCCCGTACAATGTGTTCCTGGGGAGGCCTGCTTTGAACGCCCTCCGGGCTGTCTCCTCCACTTACCACCTCAGCGTCAAGTTCTCTACCCCGGGAGGGATAGCCGAGGTGCACGGCGACCCGGAG GGGACGAGGCCCAACAGCTGGGCACAGGATGAGACTGAGGAATTCCCCTTAAGGGAGGATCGGCCCAACCAGGTCCTCCGCATCGGAGCCTTGTTGCCCGCCAGAGAGAAGGAGGACTTGAAAGCTCTGCTAAGAGAGTACTCCCAGGTCTTCGCTTGGTCGGTTGATGACATGCCTGGGATCCCAACGGACCTGGCAGTCCACCACCTTGACGTCGACCCTCACTTCAAGCCGGTGAAGCAGAAGAAAAGGAGTTTTGCCCCTGAGAGGAACGAGGTGATCAAGGCGAAGGTCGGCAAGCTGTTGGAGTCCAAGATCATCCTGGAGGTCTACTACCCGACCTGGTTGGCCAATCCGGTCCTAGTCAAGAAGGAGGACCAGACCTGGAGGATGTGCGTAGACTTCACGGATCTTAACAAAGCCTACCCGAAGGATTGCTTTCCCCTGCCTAGAATCGACAGGTTAGTAGACTCTACTGTGGGTTTTGATGTTTTATGCTTCTTGGATGCTTTTAAGGGATACCACCAGATAGAGATGGATGAGGAGGATCGGGATAAGACCTCCTTCATCACTGAAGAAGGGACCTACTGCTACAGAACCATGCCGTTCGGACTTAAGAACGCGGGGGCCACTTACCAGCGCCTGGTCAACAAGCTATTCCGAGGCCAGATCGGCAGGAACATGGAGGTCTATGTGGACGACATGATCGTCAAAAGTCGGACTGACCAGCGGCTCATACCCGACCTGAGGGAGATCTTGAACATCCTGCTGCAAAGCCGGATGCGCCTAAATCCAAAGAAGTGCACCTTTGGG GGCCAACCCGGACAAGCTCCAGGCCATCGTGGACATGGCCCCCCCAAGGAACGTGAAGGAAGTCCAGCGGCTCACGGGGAGAATGGCAGCCCTGAGCAGGTTCCTCTCGCGTTCCGCGGTTCGGGGACTACCCTTCTGGCGTCCAAGGACTTTCGTTGGACCGAGGAGTGTCAAAAAGCGTTCGCCGACCTGAAAGCGTATCTGGCCGAGCTGCCAACTCTGACCGCCCCAGAGTTAGGGGAGACCCTATTCCTATATCTGTCCACCTGCAACGAGGCCGTTAGTGCGGTCTTGGTACGGGAGGACAAGGGGGCTCAGAGGCCGGTGTATTACGTCAGCCGAGCTCTGCAGGGACCAGAGACGCGATACTCGCCCGCCGAGAAGCTGGTCCTTGTCTTGGTACATGCTGCTCGCAAGCTCCGCCCTTACTTCCAGGCTCACCGCGTTGTAGTACTGACCGACCAGCCCCTACGGCAGATACTCACCAAGCCCGAAGTGTCGGGCAGGATGACCAAGTGGGTCGTCGAGCTGGCCGAGCACGACCTTAGCTATCGGCCCCGCACCGCGATCAAGGCCCAGGCCTTAGCAGACTTCCTTGCGGAGGGGGCTAACTTAAACCAAACCGATTTGACCCCGACACCCACGGACACCCCGGCGGAGCAGCCTTGGGTGCTGTTCGTGGACGGTGCCTCGAGCAGGGAAGGGAGCGGAGCTGGCCTACTGCTCACCTCGCCAACCGGAAAAGAACTGACCTACGCGCTTAGGTTCGATTTTCCGGCATCCAACAACGAGGCAGAATATGAGGCCCTCCTGACGGGGCTGCGGATAGCCCACCAGATGGGCGTCACCACAGTCAGAGTTCGGAGCGACTCTCAGCTCGTCGTCCTCCAGGTCCGCGGGGAGTACGAGGCCAAGGATGAGGTCATGAAGAAATACCTGGCTAAGGTACGGGAGGCGATGGCCCTGTTCAGAACATTTGAAATAGAGCGGGTGCCGAGGTCCCAGAACAAGCGGGCAGACGCCCTCTCGAAGTTGGCGTCTTCCTCATTTGCCCACCTGAGCAAGGAGGTCTTAGTAGAGGTGGTAAAACAAAAAAGTATCGATCAGGCTCAGGTCCTGGCTATAGACAGCTCGGCCACCTGGATGACGCCCCTCATAGATTTCCTCAGCTCGGGTGCCCTCCCCGAAAACAAAGCCGAGGCACGCCGAATCCAGCTCCGGGCTGCCAAGTACGCCTACACCGGGGGTACCCTCTATAGGAGATCGTATCTGTCCCCCTGGTTAAAGTGCGTGACTCCCGAAGAAGGTGATTACGTCCTGCGCGAAGTCCATGAAGGAATATGTGCGGCACACGTGGGATCTCGGGTATTGGCCAAAAAGTGCCTCCTTCTGGGCTACTACTGGCCCTCTGTCTTCCGAGACGCAGCAGATCTGGTCCAGAAATGCCGAGCTTGCCAGGTACACGCCTCGCTGCGTCATCAGCTAGTTCAGGAGATGATTCCCATCCATAGTCCTTGGCCCTTCGCTCAATGGGGGATAGACCTCCTGGGTCCCTTCCCCCGAGCCCCGGGGAGATATGAGCATCTCGTGGTGGCCATTGACTACTTCACAAAATGGGTGGAGGCGGAGCCCCTGGTCTGTATCTCGGGGAAGGCAATTCGGAGATTCTTCTGGAAGAGCATAGTTTGCCGGTTTGGGATTCCGCATGTCCTGGTATCCGACAACGGCCGCCAGTTCGCCGAGAACCCTTTCCGGAGCTGGTACGCTGAGCTTGGAATCAACCAACACTTCACGTCGGTTGGTCATCCCCATGCCAATGGTCAGGTGGAGAACGCTAACCGAACTGTTCTGCAAGGGTTGAAGACTAAACTGGAGTCCGCCCAATCGAGCTGGCTGGATGAGCTTCCCAGCGTCCTCTGGGCTTACCGTACTACGCCCCGGACGGCTACCCAAGAGACCCCGTTCTCCCTAACTTACGGAGTAGAGGCGGTGGTGCCAGCGGAAGTCGGACTTCCCTCACCCAGAACACAGAATTTCGTGGCAACCTCCAACGAGGAAGAGCTTCGGTGCAGCTTGGACATGCTCGAAGCCAGGCGTGAGGAAGCGGCTGTTCGGATGGCTAAGTATAAAAGCCAGCTCGCCCGCTATCACAACGCCAAAGTGAGGACGGTACAGTACCAGCCTGGGGACCTCGTCCTAAGGAAGAACTCGATCAGCCGAACTCACAGTTCCAACAAGCTCGACCCAAATTGGGAGGGCCCCTACAAGGTCATTGAG GAGCTGAAGGTACATCTTAATCATGTTGAGAGGCGTATGGTGGAAGCCATTCAGGAGCCCGGGAGCAGGGGAGCCCTTCCGTCTCGGATGGACCTCCAAGAGCATTTTCAACTGGAGCACGGTCACATCCTTATAAGAAGACAGAAAGGGTCCCTGGGGTGGCTGCCGCCCTAG
- the LOC140016178 gene encoding wall-associated receptor kinase 2-like has translation MAELGLGPQTPGSGPGPYRLGLPGEAKVLPEEVGGNPPECGILSILGKSRVVRRSGSLAGINNNTHPLYKVRSLLTIYSGQLLLPVNLTHRKTNLAVGVPSGTTLGPPLLAHPFCFAGLESALPSATRADQVSSPRGSPVLLHPTFSIARPGCQDHCGNVSIPFPFGITEGCYLNEKFFINCINSSTSVPQPVLRNSTINVTEISLEGQVHLMQYIAIDCYNENRSLFSHNSPWMRLSKRFTFNSTANKFIVVGCDAYGIVYGFGQHRSYATGCVPSCYYKEDVIDGSCSGIGCCRTDIPPGAWNINVRLTSLSRHTKVWDFNPCSYAFVVEEKAFNFSADNLTNLSVDLSLPVVADWTIEDGSCEVAQRNTTSYACSGKNSHCYEPFKGLGYRCSCDQGYEGNPYLPDGCQDIDECQKEETNNCRFGELCINVEGGYNCSCPKGYLKKDDGKGREGCTKKSHQALVAGILAGVAVGTMVLLVVCSWCLYVSKKRKMMWLKEKFFRENGGLLLQKRLNGQEESSNSPRIFSARDLEKATNNFHEGNIIGQGGFGIVYKGRLIDNKEVAIKKSKTVDPNQIEQFINEVVILSQINHKNVVKLFGCCLETEVPLLVYEFINNDTLFNHLHNKKRAREISWDIRLKIGAETAEALSYLHSAASPPIIHRDIKTTNILLDEEFTAKVSDFGASRLGLLDQDQLSTVVQGTRGYLDPEFFQTFQLTEKSDVYSFGVVLVELLTGEKPVCFNRSEGEISLSNHFLSSMKENRLFQILEDSVASDDNIDQLRQVAVLAERCLNVKGADRPSMKEAAMELVGLRITSKHSWTQGSQALNQEEIEPLIDHQEQSNPSRGGDIMLTTTYYSLQNQEIQPIAHGR, from the exons aTGGCCGAGCTGGGCCTTGGCCCTCAGACCCCTGGGAGCGGCCCCGGGCCGTACCGACTAGGGCTCCCAGGGGAGGCGAAGGTCCTCCCCGAAGAGGTCGGGGGTAATCCCCCTGAGTGCGGGATACTATCTATACTGGGCAAGTCCCGCGTCGTGCGGAGGTCGGGCTCCCTTGCAGGTATAAATAATAACACACATCCACTgtacaaggtacgctcactattgaCAATTTACTCTGGACAGTTACTACTTCCCGTGAACCtcactcaccggaaaactaacttggccgtcggagtgccctcggggacaacCCTCGGGCCCCCTTTGTTAGCTCATCCTTTCTGTTTTGCAGGCTTGGAGTCAGCTCTGCCATCAGCGACCCGAGCTGATCAGGTCAGCTCTCCTAGGGGAAGTCCCGTGCTTCTTCACCCAACATTTTCTATAGCAAGGCCTGGCTGCCAAGATCATTGTGGAAATGTAAGCATTCCATTTCCATTCGGTATTACAGAAGGTTGTTACCTTAACGAAAAATTCTTTATCAACTGCATCAACTCTTCAACATCTGTCCCTCAACCAGTTCTGCGCAACAGTACAATCAATGTCACAGAAATATCTCTGGAAGGTCAGGTGCACCTTATGCAGTATATAGCAATTGATTGCTATAATGAAAACAGAAGTTTATTTTCCCACAATTCACCATGGATGAGATTATCTAAACGCTTTACCTTTAACAGTACAGCTAATAAATTCATTGTCGTTGGCTGTGATGCCTACGGTATAGTTTATGGTTTTGGTCAACACCGGAGCTACGCAACTGGATGTGTCCCTTCCTGTTATTATAAGGAAGATGTAATTGATGGCTCTTGTTCTGGCATCGGTTGCTGCCGGACAGATATCCCACCAGGGGCATGGAATATTAATGTGAGGTTGACCAGTCTTAGTAGACACACCAAGGTGTGGGATTTCAATCCTTGCAGCTATGCTTTTGTGGTCGAAGAGAAGGCTTTCAATTTTTCTGCAGATAACCTCACCAACTTGAGCGTTGATTTAAGTCTTCCCGTCGTGGCCGATTGGACCATTGAGGACGGGTCATGTGAAGTTGCCCAAAGAAACACGACCTCTTATGCATGCTCTGGTAAAAACAGTCACTGTTACGAACCTTTTAAGGGGTTGGGGTACCGTTGTTCTTGCGATCAAGGATACGAAGGCAACCCATATCTCCCTGATGGTTGCCAAG ATATTGATGAATGTCAAAAAGAAGAGACCAATAATTGCAGATTCGGAGAACTTTGCATAAACGTCGAAGGAGGCTACAATTGCTCTTGCCCGAAGGGGTACCTTAAGAAAGATGATGGAAAAGGGCGTGAAGGTTGCACTAAGAAAAGCCATCAAGCACTTGTGGCTGGTATTCTTGCAG GTGTTGCTGTGGGCACTATGGTTCTGCTAGTGGTCTGTTCTTGGTGCTTGTACgtgtccaagaaaagaaagatgatGTGGTTGAAGGAAAAATTCTTTCGAGAAAATGGAGGGCTACTCCTACAAAAGCGACTCAACGGACAAGAAGAATCCTCAAATAGCCCAAGAATTTTCAGTGCCAGAGATCTTGAGAAGGCAACAAACAACTTCCATGAAGGTAACATTATTGGTCAAGGAGGTTTTGGGATAGTCTACAAAGGTCGTCTAATAGACAACAAAGAAGTCGCTATCAAGAAGTCAAAAACAGTTGATCCCAACCAAATTGAGCAATTCATCAATGAGGTTGTGATTCTGTCACAAATTAACCACAAAAATGTAGTTAAGCTCTTTGGTTGTTGTCTCGAGACAGAGGTACCTTTACTCGTTTATGAATTTATCAACAATGACACTCTTTTTAACCATTTACACAACAAGAAGCGGGCACGTGAAATTAGTTGGGACATCCGACTGAAAATAGGTGCAGAAACTGCAGAAGCCCTCTCATATTTGCACTCCGCTGCTTCACCTCCAATCATCCATAGGGACATAAAGACCACGAACATACTTCTGGATGAGGAATTTACAGCAAAAGTATCCGATTTCGGTGCTTCAAGATTGGGCCTTCTTGATCAAGATCAACTATCTACAGTGGTGCAAGGAACTCGTGGATATCTGGACCCTGAATTCTTCCAAACATTTCAGTTGACAGAGAAAAGTGATGTTTATAGCTTTGGAGTCGTTCTTGTGGAGCTACTAACAGGGGAAAAGCCCGTATGCTTCAATAGATCAGAGGGTGAGATAAGTTTAAGCAATCATTTCCTTTCTTCGATGAAAGAAAATCGACTGTTTCAAATTCTTGAAGATTCTGTCGCGTCTGATGATAATATTGACCAATTGAGACAAGTTGCTGTGCTTGCCGAACGATGCCTAAATGTAAAAGGCGCCGACAGGCCTTCCATGAAAGAAGCAGCAATGGAACTGGTAGGGTTGCGAATCACATCAAAGCATAGTTGGACTCAAGGTTCTCAAGCTTTAAACCAAGAAGAGATTGAGCCCCTGATTGATCATCAAGAACAATCCAATCCCTCCCGTGGCGGTGATATTATGTTGACAACTACATATTATAGcctccaaaatcaagaaatacaGCCAATTGCCCATGGGAGATGA